A region from the Benincasa hispida cultivar B227 chromosome 12, ASM972705v1, whole genome shotgun sequence genome encodes:
- the LOC120068504 gene encoding 50S ribosomal protein L3, chloroplastic — MSIISFSSASTSARHPIFANNASSSSSFSSTSSSLTLRTSFLALPMNPHHKNNLRLQFPTRRTTRRPNNALSVCMSMEAGIGVMATKLGMMSFFEPDGKVVPVTVVGFKEGNIVTQVKTEATDGYSAVQVGYRRVRDRKLTKPELGHLQKAGAIPMRHLQEFRLESVGGFESNQSLVFNELFKEGDLVDVSGTTIGKGFQGGIKRHNFKRGPMTHGSKSHRALGSIGAGTTPGRVYKGKKMPGRMGGTKRKIRKLKIVKIDEDLNVVMIKGAVPGKPGNLLRIAPAKIVGKNIPKN, encoded by the exons atgtCCATCATATCATTTTCATCAGCTTCAACCTCAGCCAGACATCCAATTTTCGCTAACaatgcttcttcttcttcttcattttcatccaCTTCTTCATCTCTCACACTCAGAACTTCTTTCCTCGCCCTTCCTATGAATCCCCACCACAAAAACAACCTTCGTCTCCAATTTCCAACACGAAGAACCACTAGACGTCCTAACAATGCCCTCTCTGTCTGTATGAGCATGGAAGCCGGCATTGGCGTTATGGCCACCAAGCTCGGTATGATGAGCTTCTTCGAACCCGACGGCAAGGTCGTCCCTGTCACGGTGGTCGGTTTCAAGGAAGGCAACATCGTCACCCAGGTTAAGACGGAGGCGACCGACGGCTACAGTGCCGTTCAGGTTGGGTATCGTAGGGTTAGGGATCGGAAATTGACGAAACCGGAATTGGGGCATCTCCAGAAAGCTGGAGCGATTCCAATGCGTCATTTGCAGGAGTTTCGTCTCGAGTCTGTTGGTGGATTTGAGTCCAATCAGAGCCTGGTTTTCAATGAACTTTTCAAGGAGGGCGACCTGGTTGATGTCTCTGGCACTACAATTGGAAAGGGATTTCAAG GTGGAATCAAGAGGCACAACTTCAAAAGGGGTCCAATGACCCACGGTTCCAAGAGCCACAGAGCACTTGGATCGATCGGTGCAGGAACTACACCGGGGCGTGTTTACAAGGGGAAGAAGATGCCTGGAAGGATGGGAGGAACCAAGAGAAAGATTAGAAAACTCAAGATTGTAAAGATTGATGAGGACCTTAATGTTGTAATGATCAAAGGCGCCGTCCCAGGTAAGCCAGGAAACCTTCTTCGTATAGCTCCTGCAAAGATCGTAGGAAAGAACATTCCTAAGAATTAG
- the LOC120067672 gene encoding uncharacterized protein LOC120067672 has product MDVPDPSCIDSWNIAKRRRKVALPHVLRWSCSHSVSFKVLEREIFKSNNIKIKEGIVMTDAEREFWDTPMDRRPIFDLGVDNDSAESSNRSSSGGSSESKSEIDDHRGDDNDECGRVEGEDEHEHSEHENAECGRVEGGTYTPSDDMFHDVVGDVCDEDESNPPNVHLVDSHRERSMDEECPECAAHREGVNPDDSIYSYLRTIDSSLSRLDGRISSLDSRVSNMEENMTDMKGQLSTILSLLQSMCKSLKIPPLHLLPTPPLEPDTTTTSPTNVEPIKVDVPQTEANMSALHTMPHTKADMSDIPEADTSGIVTTTEGVTLES; this is encoded by the exons ATGGACGTACCAGATCCTAGCTGTATCGATAGCTGGAACATTGCGAAGCGAAGGAGGAAGGTGGCTTTGCCTCACGTATTACgatggtcatgctcccactcagtctccttcaaagtactcgagagagagataTTCAAGTCTAACAAT ATAAAGATTAAAGAGGGTATTGTCATGACAGACGCTGAGAGGGAGTTTTGGGATACCCCAATGGACAGACGACCTATATTTGATCTAGGTGTCGATAATGATAGTGCTGAAAGTAGCAATAGGTCAAGTAGTGGGGGTAGTTCTGAAAGCAAAAGTGAAATTGATGATCATCGTGGAGATGACAATGATGAATGTGGAAGAGTGGAGGGAGAGGATGAACATGAGCATTCTGAGCATGAGAATGCTGAATGTGGAAGGGTGGAAGGAGGGACATACACACCTAGTGATGATATGTTCCATGATGTGGTGGGGGATGTATGCGATGAGGACGAGTCGAACCCACCTAATGTCCATCTTGTGGACTCCCATAGAGAGCGATCTATGGATGAGGAGTGTCCTGAGTGTGCTGCCCACAGGGAGGGAGTCAATCCCGACGATTCTATTTATTCGTACCTACGGACCATTGACAGCTCACTATCGAGGTTGGATGGTCGTATATCGAGTTTAGATAGTCGTGTATCCAATATGGAGGAAAACATGACAGACATGAAAGGACAATTGTCGACCATCCTGTCACTGTTGCAGTCTATGTGCAAG AGCCTCAAAATACCACCACTTCACCTACTCCCAACCCCCCCTCTAGAGCCCGATACCACCACAACATCACCAACTAACGTCGAACCTATAAAGGTTGACGTCCCACAAACAGAGGCCAACATGTCTGCCTTACACACCATGCCACATACAAAGGCCGACATGTCTGACATCCCAGAGGCCGACACTTCTGGTATTGTTACGACCACAGAAGGAGTTACACTA GAATCTTGA
- the LOC120092435 gene encoding uncharacterized protein LOC120092435: protein MVKHPLQGVATSLSRAIVAYNVAHNVPHNIFTKMMGWISYENTDNKVRENSFKPLAKQFFKELISPSSWVECDSHLNTRGRVFKRIKNKTLLEAALAWEDEDAYKDHVTGKLDVKWAYVDFVYMEMNISEHWMVLAMDMNIGHIFVFDSLPSYTPMKKLVN from the exons atggTTAAGCATCCTCTCCAAGGTGTAGCTACGTCACTATCCAGAGCGATTGTCGCATACAACGTAGCACATAACGTTCCACACAATATCTTTACAAAAATGATGGGCTGGATCTCATACGAGAATACCGACAATAAGGTTCGAGAGAATTCCTTTAAACCACTTGCCAAGCAATTCTTCAAGGAATTGATTTCCCCGAGTTCGTGGGTTGAGTGCGAT AGTCACCTTAATACTCGTGGCAGGGTATTTAAACGAATAAAGAATAAGACACTTCTGGAGGCTGCCCTAGCATGGGAGGATGAAGACGCGTACAAGGACCACGTCACTGGTAAATTAGACGTCAAATGGGCATATGTGGATTTCGTTTATATGGAAATGAATATCAGTGAGCACTGGATGGTCCTTGCAATGGACATGAACATAGGCCACATATTCGTGTTCGATTCACTTCCATCATACACACCAATGAAAAAGTTGGTGAATTGA